A single window of Streptomyces aquilus DNA harbors:
- the ppdK gene encoding pyruvate, phosphate dikinase: MSENKEPHVAKFVYDFTEGNKDLKDLLGGKGANLAEMTNLGLPVPPGFTITTEACKVYLESGAEPVALRDEVSAHLDALETRMGKKLGQADNPLLVSVRSGAKFSMPGMMDTVLNIGLSDKSVKGLAEQAGDERFAWDSYRRLIQMFGKTVLGVDGELFEEALEAAKDAKKVAVDTDLEAADLKKLVTKFKRIVKTEAGRDFPQDPREQMDLAIEAVFNSWNTDRAKLYRRQERIPGDLGTAVNVCSMVFGNLGPDSGTGVAFTRDPASGHQGVYGDYLQNAQGEDVVAGIRNTVPLAELEQIDKKSYDQLMQIMETLENHYKDLCDIEFTIERGQLWMLQTRVGKRTAGAAFRIATQLVDQGLIDEAEALQRVTGAQLAQLMFPKFDEDAKVEQIGRGIAASPGAAVGKAVFDSYTAVKWSRSGEKVILVRRETNPDDLDGMIAAEGILTSRGGKTSHAAVVARGMGKTCVCGAEELEVDTKRRRMTVPGGHVVEEGDVISIDGSSGKVYLGEVPVVPSPVVEYFEGRMHAGANDADELVEAVHRIMAFADRKRRLRVRANADNAEDALRARRFGAQGIGLCRTEHMFLGERREMVEKLILADTEEERESALAELLPLQKKDFVELFSAMDGLPVTVRLLDPPLHEFLPDITELSVRVALAESRQEPHENELRLLQAVHRLHEQNPMLGLRGVRLGLVIPGLFTMQVRAIAEAAAERKNAKGDPRAEIMIPLVGTVQELEIVREEADQVIAEVEAATGTQLKLAIGTMIELPRAALTAGQIAEAAEFFSFGTNDLTQTVWGFSRDDVEASFFTAYLEKGIFGVSPFETIDKDGVGSLVKLAAEAGRATRPDLKLGVCGEHGGDPESVHFFHEVGLDYVSCSPFRIPVARLEAGRAASESAGSDHR; encoded by the coding sequence GTGTCGGAAAACAAAGAACCCCACGTAGCGAAGTTCGTCTACGACTTCACCGAGGGAAACAAGGACCTCAAGGACCTCCTCGGCGGCAAGGGCGCGAACCTCGCCGAGATGACCAACCTGGGACTCCCCGTTCCCCCCGGCTTCACCATCACGACCGAAGCCTGCAAGGTCTACCTGGAGAGCGGCGCGGAGCCGGTGGCACTGCGTGACGAGGTGAGTGCGCACCTCGACGCCCTGGAGACGCGGATGGGCAAGAAGCTCGGCCAGGCCGACAACCCGCTGCTCGTCTCGGTCCGCTCCGGCGCCAAGTTCTCCATGCCCGGCATGATGGACACGGTCCTGAACATCGGCCTCTCCGACAAGTCGGTGAAGGGCCTCGCCGAGCAGGCGGGCGACGAGCGGTTCGCCTGGGACTCCTACCGCCGCCTCATCCAGATGTTCGGCAAGACGGTCCTCGGCGTCGACGGCGAGCTCTTCGAGGAGGCCCTCGAAGCCGCGAAGGACGCCAAGAAGGTCGCGGTCGACACCGACCTGGAGGCGGCCGACCTCAAGAAGCTCGTCACCAAGTTCAAGCGGATCGTCAAGACCGAGGCCGGCCGGGACTTCCCGCAGGACCCGCGCGAGCAGATGGACCTCGCCATCGAGGCGGTCTTCAACTCCTGGAACACCGACCGCGCCAAGCTCTACCGCCGCCAGGAGCGCATCCCCGGCGACCTGGGCACGGCCGTCAACGTCTGTTCCATGGTCTTCGGCAACCTCGGCCCCGACTCCGGCACCGGCGTCGCCTTCACCCGCGACCCCGCCTCCGGCCACCAGGGCGTCTACGGCGACTACCTCCAGAACGCCCAGGGCGAGGACGTCGTCGCCGGCATCCGCAACACCGTGCCGCTCGCGGAGCTGGAGCAGATCGACAAGAAGTCGTACGACCAGCTGATGCAGATCATGGAGACGCTGGAGAACCACTACAAGGACCTCTGCGACATCGAGTTCACGATCGAGCGCGGCCAGCTGTGGATGCTCCAGACCCGCGTCGGCAAGCGGACGGCCGGTGCCGCCTTCCGTATCGCCACCCAGCTCGTGGACCAGGGCCTGATCGACGAGGCCGAGGCGCTCCAGCGGGTCACCGGCGCCCAGCTCGCCCAGCTGATGTTCCCCAAGTTCGACGAGGACGCCAAGGTCGAGCAGATCGGCCGGGGCATCGCGGCCTCGCCGGGCGCGGCGGTCGGCAAGGCGGTCTTCGACTCGTACACCGCCGTGAAGTGGTCGCGCTCGGGCGAGAAGGTCATCCTGGTCCGCCGGGAGACCAACCCCGACGACCTCGACGGCATGATCGCGGCCGAGGGCATCCTGACCTCGCGCGGCGGCAAGACCTCGCACGCGGCCGTCGTCGCGCGCGGCATGGGCAAGACCTGTGTCTGCGGCGCCGAGGAGCTGGAGGTCGACACCAAGCGGCGCCGGATGACGGTCCCGGGCGGACACGTCGTCGAGGAGGGCGACGTCATCTCCATCGACGGGTCGAGCGGCAAGGTGTACCTCGGTGAGGTGCCCGTCGTCCCCTCCCCGGTCGTGGAGTACTTCGAGGGCCGCATGCACGCGGGCGCCAACGACGCCGACGAGCTGGTCGAGGCCGTGCACCGGATCATGGCGTTCGCCGACCGCAAGCGCCGCCTGCGCGTCCGCGCCAACGCGGACAACGCCGAGGACGCGCTGCGCGCCCGTCGCTTCGGCGCGCAGGGCATCGGGCTGTGCCGTACCGAGCACATGTTCCTCGGTGAGCGCCGTGAGATGGTCGAGAAGCTGATCCTCGCCGACACCGAGGAGGAGCGGGAGTCCGCCCTGGCGGAGCTGCTGCCGTTGCAGAAGAAGGACTTCGTCGAGCTGTTCTCGGCGATGGACGGCCTCCCGGTGACGGTCCGTCTCCTGGACCCGCCGCTGCACGAGTTCCTGCCCGACATCACCGAGCTGTCGGTCCGCGTGGCCCTCGCCGAGTCCCGCCAGGAGCCGCACGAGAACGAGCTGCGGCTGCTCCAGGCGGTCCACCGCCTGCACGAGCAGAACCCGATGCTGGGCCTGCGCGGCGTCCGTCTGGGCCTGGTCATCCCCGGCCTGTTCACCATGCAGGTACGGGCGATCGCCGAGGCCGCCGCCGAGCGCAAGAACGCCAAGGGCGACCCGCGCGCCGAGATCATGATCCCGCTCGTCGGCACGGTCCAGGAGCTGGAGATCGTCCGCGAGGAGGCCGACCAGGTCATCGCGGAGGTCGAGGCGGCGACGGGCACGCAGCTCAAGCTGGCGATCGGCACGATGATCGAGCTGCCGCGGGCCGCCCTCACGGCCGGTCAGATCGCGGAGGCGGCGGAGTTCTTCAGCTTCGGCACGAACGACCTCACCCAGACGGTGTGGGGCTTCAGCCGGGACGACGTGGAGGCGAGCTTCTTCACGGCCTACCTGGAGAAGGGCATCTTCGGGGTGTCGCCGTTCGAGACGATCGACAAGGACGGCGTGGGCTCCCTGGTGAAGCTGGCCGCCGAGGCCGGCCGTGCCACCCGCCCCGACCTCAAGCTCGGCGTCTGCGGCGAGCACGGCGGCGACCCGGAGTCGGTCCACTTCTTCCACGAGGTCGGCCTGGACTACGTCTCCTGCTCCCCGTTCCGTATCCCGGTCGCCCGCCTGGAAGCGGGCCGCGCGGCCTCGGAGTCGGCGGGCAGCGACCACCGCTGA
- a CDS encoding ROK family protein, translating to MSGRAQASAGELLELVRSGRATTRGALQQVTGLSRATVGQRLDRLFRAGWLREGAGGPVDSPLGGRPSITLEFDDSHAVVLAADLDTRHARAAVLSLTGEILAEHGGTLVIEDGPDAVLGELGRWFAELLEKAGHRAEEVCGIGLAVPGPVDSETGRVVQPPIMPGWDGYDIRERLAGAFSEHTGAGRVPVLVDNDANLMAYGEQRTGHPDCSAFVLVKVSTGIGAGVVVDGSIYRGIDGGAGDIGHIRVGTDALCRCGSYGCLAAVASGGAVARRLAESGVPAASGSDVRDLLTAGHVEAAALAREAGRQVGDVLATVVTLLNPGVLMIAGDLAGTPFLTGVRELLYQRALPRSTAHLDVVTSRLGERAGLVGAAALVVEYLYAPGRAEERLLALGV from the coding sequence ATGAGTGGTCGAGCTCAAGCGAGCGCCGGCGAACTGCTCGAACTGGTGCGAAGCGGACGAGCGACGACTCGTGGTGCCCTGCAACAGGTGACCGGGCTGTCCCGGGCCACCGTCGGCCAGCGCCTCGACCGGCTGTTCCGGGCCGGCTGGCTGCGCGAAGGAGCCGGCGGGCCGGTGGACTCCCCGCTCGGCGGACGGCCCTCCATCACCCTGGAGTTCGACGACTCCCACGCCGTCGTCCTCGCCGCCGACCTCGACACCCGGCACGCCCGCGCCGCCGTCCTCTCCCTGACCGGCGAGATCCTCGCCGAGCACGGCGGGACCCTCGTCATCGAGGACGGGCCGGACGCGGTGCTGGGCGAGCTGGGCCGCTGGTTCGCCGAGCTGCTGGAGAAGGCGGGGCACCGGGCCGAGGAGGTGTGCGGCATCGGGCTCGCGGTGCCGGGGCCGGTCGACAGCGAGACCGGCCGGGTCGTCCAGCCGCCGATCATGCCGGGCTGGGACGGCTACGACATAAGAGAGCGCCTGGCGGGAGCGTTCAGCGAGCACACGGGCGCCGGCCGGGTGCCGGTCCTCGTCGACAACGACGCCAACCTCATGGCGTACGGCGAACAGCGCACGGGACATCCGGACTGCTCGGCCTTCGTGCTGGTCAAGGTGTCCACCGGCATCGGTGCGGGTGTGGTGGTCGACGGTTCGATCTATCGCGGCATCGACGGGGGCGCCGGGGACATCGGGCACATCCGGGTCGGCACCGACGCGCTGTGCCGGTGCGGGTCGTACGGCTGTCTCGCCGCCGTCGCGAGCGGCGGTGCCGTGGCGCGGCGGCTGGCCGAGAGCGGGGTGCCCGCGGCGTCCGGCTCGGATGTGCGGGACCTGCTCACCGCCGGGCATGTGGAGGCCGCCGCGCTCGCCCGGGAGGCCGGGCGGCAGGTCGGGGACGTGCTGGCGACCGTGGTGACGCTGCTGAACCCCGGGGTGCTGATGATCGCCGGGGATCTGGCCGGGACCCCCTTCCTCACGGGTGTGCGCGAGCTGCTGTACCAGCGGGCGCTGCCGCGCTCCACCGCTCATCTGGACGTCGTCACCTCACGGCTCGGGGAGCGGGCCGGGCTGGTGGGGGCGGCGGCCCTGGTCGTGGAGTACCTGTACGCGCCCGGGCGGGCGGAGGAACGGCTGCTGGCGCTCGGTGTGTGA
- a CDS encoding MGH1-like glycoside hydrolase domain-containing protein — protein MDRTAQLTSHVRTRPFVYEPDVTTHSLHVRAARVLEANWTGTSTVPSRSLYPHQWSWDSAFIAIGLRHLSPLRAQTELETLLDAQWGDGRIPHIVFNPSVPLDAYFPSPDFWRSSTAGRAAGAPRTVQTSGIVQPPVHALAAWLVHQADPGLSRARGFLTRVYPHLAAWHRYLLHRRDLGGAGLASVVHPWEQGMDNSPCWDTPLSRITPAPARSFRRADLDHGSPADRPTDLDYGRYVRLATDYRDGEYADGAGEFAVEDPSFNALLIASEHALARIAQELGAPGTARHTRAERLTATLIDRLWDPAEGMFFCRDVRTGRLVPERGVSGLIPLVLPTLPRDVVTALVRTTASKHFGLGGATRLVPSYDLLGEAFDPHRYWRGPAWFNTNWLLERGLRTHGERGRAAALRRAVLHLADTSDFAEYVDPYTGEACGATGFGWTAALSLDLLHSATTHTGSKGGDRE, from the coding sequence GTGGATCGCACCGCCCAGCTGACCTCGCATGTCCGGACCCGACCCTTCGTATACGAACCGGACGTCACGACACATTCTCTGCACGTCAGGGCGGCCCGGGTACTGGAGGCCAACTGGACGGGCACCTCCACGGTCCCCTCCCGCAGCCTGTACCCGCACCAGTGGTCCTGGGACTCCGCGTTCATCGCGATCGGCCTGCGGCACCTGTCCCCGTTACGGGCCCAGACGGAACTGGAGACGCTGCTCGACGCCCAATGGGGTGACGGGCGCATCCCGCACATCGTCTTCAACCCCTCCGTGCCGCTCGACGCGTACTTCCCGAGCCCCGACTTCTGGCGCTCCTCGACCGCGGGGCGCGCTGCGGGCGCCCCGCGCACCGTACAGACGTCCGGCATCGTGCAGCCACCGGTGCACGCGCTGGCCGCCTGGCTGGTGCACCAGGCCGACCCGGGCCTGTCCCGGGCCCGCGGCTTCCTCACCCGGGTCTACCCCCACCTGGCCGCCTGGCACCGCTATCTCCTGCACCGCAGGGACCTGGGCGGCGCCGGCCTGGCGTCGGTGGTCCACCCCTGGGAACAGGGCATGGACAACAGCCCTTGCTGGGACACCCCGTTGAGCCGGATCACCCCGGCCCCGGCCCGCTCCTTCCGCCGCGCCGACCTGGACCACGGCTCCCCGGCGGACCGCCCCACGGACCTGGACTACGGCCGCTACGTGCGCCTGGCGACGGACTACCGGGACGGCGAATACGCCGACGGAGCAGGGGAGTTCGCGGTCGAGGACCCGTCCTTCAACGCCCTGCTCATCGCCTCCGAGCACGCGCTGGCCCGTATCGCCCAGGAGTTGGGAGCCCCGGGCACCGCCCGCCACACCCGGGCCGAGCGCCTGACCGCGACCCTGATCGACCGGCTGTGGGACCCGGCGGAGGGCATGTTCTTCTGCCGTGACGTACGCACCGGCAGGCTCGTCCCGGAACGCGGCGTCTCCGGTCTGATCCCCCTCGTCCTGCCCACACTCCCCCGGGACGTCGTCACGGCCCTGGTCCGCACGACGGCCTCCAAGCACTTCGGACTCGGCGGCGCCACCCGCCTGGTCCCCAGCTACGACCTGCTCGGCGAGGCCTTCGACCCGCACCGCTACTGGCGCGGCCCGGCCTGGTTCAACACCAACTGGCTGCTGGAGCGCGGCCTGCGTACGCACGGCGAACGGGGCCGGGCCGCCGCCCTGCGCAGGGCGGTCCTGCACCTCGCCGACACCTCCGACTTCGCGGAGTACGTCGACCCGTACACCGGCGAGGCCTGCGGGGCGACCGGCTTCGGCTGGACCGCCGCGCTCTCGCTCGACCTGCTCCACAGCGCCACCACCCACACGGGATCCAAGGGAGGGGACCGGGAATGA
- a CDS encoding glycogen debranching N-terminal domain-containing protein, with product MTDRHHLLVRGGTFAAVGDGGDISGVRSGSSPSPEGLFVRDARHLSRWQLTVDGAVPESLTPVADGDTARCVLVPRGGRNEPPAYTIFREQAVGDGSFVESLKVTSNRPVPTTVRLAVTADADFTDQFELRSDYRTYAKTGATRSREVLDSGVEFTYQRGEWRSRTTVTAEPAPDAVEETGTGARRLVWTLDLEPHGTAELTLRVMARPHGDKRALRVPRSPAALNAELIALEGEFVEGVAFPTGWPELAAACARGLADLASLQVPAQGPDGEDLRVPAAGAPWFLTLLGRDALLTSLFALPYRPQLAAATLPALAAAQATETGANAVAQPGKIVHELRHGELAHFGQVPYGRYYGSVDATPLFLVLLGAYVEQTGDLTLARRLESHARAAIGWMLDHGGLTSRGYLVYRADQGGLANQNWKDSPGSICSSDGTRASGAVMAAGAQGYAYDALRRTAWLARTVWADETYAALLEQAAGDLRDRFQRDFWMRDRAFPALALDGDGRPLDALASDAGHLLWSGLLDKEYGEVVGRRLLEPDFFSGWGVRTLAAGQAAYHPLSYHRGSVWPHDNALITLGLARYGLHDEARSVAHGLVDAATAAGHRLPEVIAGYGRDTHREPVPYPHACVREARSAAAPLALLTAVGGA from the coding sequence ATGACGGACCGGCATCATCTGCTCGTGCGCGGCGGGACGTTCGCGGCCGTGGGAGACGGCGGGGACATCAGCGGAGTGCGGAGCGGCAGCTCCCCGTCCCCCGAAGGGTTGTTCGTACGCGACGCCCGCCATCTGAGCCGCTGGCAGCTCACGGTGGACGGCGCCGTCCCCGAGTCCCTCACCCCGGTGGCCGACGGCGACACGGCCCGCTGTGTCCTGGTCCCCCGGGGCGGCCGCAACGAACCCCCGGCGTACACGATCTTCCGCGAACAGGCGGTCGGCGACGGCTCGTTCGTGGAATCCCTGAAGGTGACCAGCAACCGCCCGGTCCCCACCACGGTCCGCCTGGCGGTCACCGCGGACGCCGACTTCACCGACCAGTTCGAACTCCGCTCCGACTACCGCACCTACGCCAAGACCGGCGCCACCCGCTCCCGTGAAGTCCTGGACTCCGGCGTGGAGTTCACCTACCAGCGCGGCGAATGGCGTTCCCGTACGACGGTGACGGCCGAGCCCGCTCCGGACGCCGTGGAGGAGACCGGCACCGGCGCCCGCCGCCTGGTCTGGACGCTGGACCTGGAGCCGCACGGCACGGCGGAACTGACCCTCCGGGTCATGGCCCGCCCGCACGGCGACAAACGCGCCCTGCGCGTCCCCAGGTCCCCCGCCGCCCTCAACGCCGAACTCATCGCCCTGGAGGGCGAGTTCGTGGAGGGCGTGGCCTTCCCGACCGGCTGGCCCGAACTGGCCGCCGCCTGCGCCCGGGGCCTCGCCGACCTGGCGTCGCTCCAGGTCCCGGCCCAGGGCCCGGACGGCGAGGACCTCCGCGTCCCAGCGGCGGGCGCCCCGTGGTTCCTGACCCTGCTGGGCCGGGACGCCCTGCTGACCTCCCTGTTCGCCCTCCCCTACCGCCCCCAGCTGGCCGCCGCCACCCTCCCCGCCCTCGCCGCGGCACAGGCGACCGAGACCGGCGCGAACGCGGTGGCCCAGCCGGGCAAGATCGTGCACGAGCTGCGCCACGGCGAACTGGCCCACTTCGGCCAGGTCCCCTACGGCCGCTACTACGGCTCGGTGGACGCGACCCCCCTCTTCCTGGTCCTCCTCGGCGCCTACGTCGAACAGACCGGGGACCTGACCCTCGCCCGCCGCCTGGAGTCCCACGCCCGCGCGGCGATCGGCTGGATGCTGGACCACGGCGGCCTGACCTCCCGCGGCTACCTCGTCTACCGCGCCGACCAGGGCGGCCTCGCCAACCAGAACTGGAAGGACTCCCCCGGCTCCATCTGCTCCTCCGACGGCACCCGGGCCTCGGGCGCGGTGATGGCGGCGGGCGCGCAGGGCTACGCGTACGACGCGCTGCGGCGCACGGCGTGGCTGGCGCGGACGGTGTGGGCGGACGAGACGTACGCGGCCCTCCTCGAACAGGCCGCGGGAGACCTCCGCGACCGCTTCCAGCGGGACTTCTGGATGCGGGACCGCGCCTTCCCGGCCCTCGCCCTGGACGGCGACGGCCGCCCACTGGACGCACTGGCCTCCGATGCCGGGCATCTGCTGTGGTCGGGGCTGCTGGACAAGGAGTACGGCGAGGTGGTGGGCCGGCGCCTGCTGGAACCGGACTTCTTCTCGGGCTGGGGCGTACGGACGCTGGCGGCCGGGCAGGCGGCGTACCACCCGCTGTCGTATCACCGGGGTTCGGTGTGGCCGCACGACAACGCGCTGATCACGCTGGGGCTGGCGCGGTACGGGCTGCATGACGAGGCGCGTTCGGTGGCGCACGGGTTGGTGGACGCGGCGACGGCGGCCGGCCACCGGCTCCCGGAAGTCATCGCCGGGTACGGCAGGGACACGCATCGGGAGCCGGTGCCTTATCCGCATGCGTGTGTGCGGGAGGCTCGGTCGGCCGCGGCGCCGTTGGCGTTGCTGACCGCGGTAGGGGGTGCGTAG
- a CDS encoding CDP-alcohol phosphatidyltransferase, whose product MSVSTSTPPPTEDVVLDAPASPRPPILRWTVTALAALLVLAALLLPNALPALKPNRFTRIPVEAIIGAAVALWLPRRPRIVVAAVSGAGLGILTILNLLDMGFRDYLGRGFNMILDWELLDDAQSYVKDSMGGTVAVFAVIGAIVLVLLLLSLTALAMVRLSNVLVANRAKATRGTLIAAVVWITCYALGLQLGGMPIAADRAAAALKIQATRVTDTIRDEAAFAREAKSDTFGATPGSQLVPDLRGKDVIFTFIESYGRSAIEDPIMAPGVDRTLTASTEALKKAGYSARSGWLTSATYGGSSWLGHSTTMSGLWIDNQQRYRTVMASDHLSLTKAFQKTGAWDTVGVMPGIQKGWPEQRYYGLDKVYNAFQLGYQGPKFSWSTMPDQYALEAFQRQVHGKKRDKPLMSEIILTSSHQPWAPIPKMVDWNDLGDGKIFDAVQKAGKKPSDIITDPTKSREEYGKSIQYSVTALTQWLERYGTKNTVLVFLGDHQPIARVSGDHASRDVPISIVAKDPKVLDKITGWNWTEGLKPAHNAPVWKMSAFRDRFLKAYGSTPHPSSG is encoded by the coding sequence GTGTCCGTCTCCACCAGCACGCCCCCGCCGACCGAGGACGTCGTCCTCGACGCCCCCGCCAGCCCCCGCCCACCGATCCTCCGCTGGACGGTGACCGCCCTCGCCGCCCTGCTCGTCCTGGCCGCGCTCCTGCTCCCCAACGCGCTGCCCGCCCTCAAGCCCAACCGGTTCACGCGCATCCCGGTCGAGGCGATCATCGGGGCGGCGGTGGCCCTGTGGCTGCCGAGGCGTCCCAGGATCGTCGTGGCGGCGGTGTCAGGAGCGGGGCTGGGCATCCTGACGATCCTGAACCTGCTGGACATGGGCTTCCGGGACTATCTGGGCCGGGGCTTCAACATGATCCTGGACTGGGAGTTGCTGGACGACGCGCAGTCGTACGTCAAGGACTCGATGGGCGGCACGGTCGCGGTGTTCGCGGTGATCGGAGCGATCGTCCTCGTCCTGCTCCTGCTGTCCCTGACGGCCCTGGCCATGGTCCGGCTGAGCAACGTACTCGTGGCGAACCGGGCGAAGGCGACCCGGGGCACCCTGATCGCGGCCGTCGTCTGGATCACCTGTTACGCGCTCGGGCTCCAGCTCGGCGGCATGCCGATCGCCGCCGACCGGGCCGCGGCGGCGCTGAAGATCCAGGCGACGCGGGTGACGGACACGATCCGCGACGAGGCGGCGTTCGCCCGCGAGGCCAAGTCGGACACGTTCGGGGCGACCCCGGGCAGCCAACTCGTCCCCGACCTCCGGGGCAAGGACGTGATCTTCACCTTCATCGAGAGCTACGGCCGCAGCGCGATCGAGGACCCGATCATGGCGCCGGGCGTGGACCGGACGCTCACCGCCAGCACCGAGGCCCTCAAGAAGGCGGGGTACAGCGCGCGCAGCGGCTGGCTGACGTCGGCGACGTACGGCGGCAGCAGTTGGCTGGGCCACTCCACCACCATGTCCGGCCTGTGGATCGACAACCAGCAGCGCTACCGCACGGTCATGGCCAGCGACCACCTGAGCCTCACCAAGGCGTTCCAGAAGACGGGCGCATGGGACACGGTCGGCGTCATGCCGGGCATCCAGAAAGGCTGGCCGGAGCAGCGCTACTACGGCCTGGACAAGGTCTACAACGCCTTCCAACTCGGCTATCAGGGACCGAAGTTCAGCTGGTCGACGATGCCCGACCAGTACGCCCTGGAGGCGTTCCAGCGCCAGGTCCACGGCAAGAAGCGGGACAAGCCCCTGATGTCGGAGATCATCCTGACCTCCAGCCACCAGCCGTGGGCCCCGATCCCCAAGATGGTCGACTGGAACGACCTGGGCGACGGCAAGATCTTCGACGCCGTCCAGAAGGCCGGCAAGAAGCCCTCGGACATCATCACCGACCCCACCAAGTCCCGTGAGGAGTACGGCAAGTCGATCCAGTACTCGGTGACGGCCCTCACCCAGTGGCTGGAGCGCTACGGCACCAAGAACACCGTCCTGGTCTTCCTGGGCGACCACCAGCCCATAGCCCGGGTCAGCGGCGACCACGCCAGCCGCGACGTCCCGATCTCCATAGTGGCCAAGGACCCCAAGGTCCTGGACAAGATCACCGGCTGGAACTGGACGGAGGGCCTGAAGCCGGCCCACAACGCCCCGGTCTGGAAGATGAGCGCGTTCCGCGACCGCTTCCTGAAGGCATACGGCTCCACACCGCACCCGTCCTCGGGCTGA